One region of Oryza sativa Japonica Group chromosome 10, ASM3414082v1 genomic DNA includes:
- the LOC136353772 gene encoding uncharacterized protein — protein sequence MSSPPPPPPPCPAAACDDGWLSLSVSTVSGESNQKRLKRGGGGGGGGVGGGAVEDDGCPLHDEVLLLVFAECSLETDDLVRCAATCRRWRRLVAGDAEYICRRKPPSRRYVGALAVGFVQQRRQENSSSSSGAPPPPRFIPLPSYSSRFAGGGELDKVFDSGLLSNSRLIASRKGLLVLELRRSSRAAAVRLVVCNPMTGDMATLPILAGKDRPGHYACALITFDDHEGAPDRLGFVHDPAAFRLLLVYKRRNFTACRSYWSDTKAWDAEGKLSGAKIGGRRLGEMTGAVAVRGSVFWLLKNLLFVVRLGALKATTETFPSKWCSKLCFCYGSPVQNRQLAVTPDGRLCAVQVDRHVTSNNTVRINVISRHDGYGPPTWECDNARDVELNRVLPMANVRRVCLRGVCERSGVVFLAIGTDLYNQQPDLALYALDMDKKEARKVAAPPGHCRRLSSSFFGYEMDRVAYLASLSGGESIAS from the coding sequence atgtcatcgccgccgccgccgccgccgccgtgtcctgcTGCGGCGTGCGACGACGGGTGGCTCTCCCTGTCCGTCTCGACGGTGTCGGGAGAGAGCAATCAAAAGCGCCTCaagcgaggaggcggaggaggtggtggaggggtcggcggcggagcggtCGAGGATGATGGGTGCCCCCTCCACGACGAGGTCCTCCTCCTCGTGTTCGCGGAATGTTCGCTGGAGACAGACGATCTCGTCCGGTGCGCCGCCACCTgcaggcggtggcgccgcctcgtcgccggcgacgcggagtACATCTGCCGCCGGAAGCCGCCCTCCCGCCGCTACGtcggcgccctcgccgtcggCTTCGTACAGCAGAGGCGGCAGGAGAACTCGTCGTCTTCTTCgggcgcgccaccgccaccacggtTCATCCCGTTGCCCTCCTACTCCTCCAGGTtcgccggcggaggcgagcTCGACAAGGTGTTCGACAGCGGCCTCTTGAGCAACTCCCGCCTCATCGCGTCGCGCAAGGGCCTCCTCGTCCTCGAGCTCCGCCGCTCCTCGCGCGCCGCGGCCGTCAGGCTCGTCGTGTGCAACCCCATGACCGGGGACATGGCCACCCTCCCCATCCTCGCCGGGAAGGACAGGCCCGGGCACTACGCGTGCGCGCTAATCACCTTCGACGACCACGAGGGCGCGCCGGATCGGCTCGGCTTCGTCCATGACCCCGCCGCGTTCCGCCTGCTCCTCGTCTACAAGCGCCGCAACTTCACGGCGTGCCGATCCTACTGGTCGGACACCAAGGCCTGGGATGCGGAGGGCAAGCTGTCCGGTGCCAAGATCGGCGGCAGGCGCCTCGGCGAGATGACCGGCGCGGTGGCCGTCCGCGGCTCCGTGTTCTGGCTGCTAAAGAACCTGCTGTTCGTCGTCCGCCTCGGCGCGCTGAAGGCTACCACCGAGACCTTCCCATCAAAATGGTGCAGCAAGCTCTGCTTCTGCTACGGCAGCCCGGTGCAGAACCGCCAGCTCGCCGTCACGCCGGACGGCCGGCTCTGCGCCGTGCAGGTGGACCGACACGTGACGAGCAACAACACCGTGAGGATCAACGTCATCTCCCGCCACGACGGCTACGGCCCGCCGACATGGGAGTGCGACAATGCGCGCGACGTGGAGCTCAACCGCGTGCTGCCCATGGCGAACGTGAGGAGGGTTTGCCTGAGGGGCGTGTGCGAGAGGAGCGGGGTCGTcttcctcgccatcggcaccgaCTTGTACAACCAGCAGCCGGACCTGGCGCTCTACGCGCTGGACATGGACAAGAAGGAGGCAcggaaggtggcggcgccgccgggccaCTGCCGCCGGTTGTCGTCGAGCTTCTTCGGCTACGAGATGGACCGTGTGGCCTACCtcgcctccctctccggcgGGGAGTCCATTGCTAGCTGA